A stretch of Blautia liquoris DNA encodes these proteins:
- a CDS encoding oxidoreductase yields MGNLTAIFQPWKIGNMEIKNRTVMAAMGIHSPRMVNNDNSYTQDGIDYFVERAKGGVGLIVTGGMAVQNKYDTVEGGNCVLNSGDEFITNSKKLTDAVHKYGTKIVCQLSAASGRTAPVWFMSGDPIAPCDGLPNVWKPEIKHRALTKEDIQMYLHGFEVGAKLCQDAGFDGVEIHAMHEGYLLDQFALANMNTRDDEYGGSKLENRLRFAKEIVERIHAVCGDDFPVLMRYSVTSKMKGFNQGALPREEYDEFGRSREESVKVARLLEKYGYAALDADNGTYDSWFWAHPPVYMPEQCNLDDCAFIKKQVNIPVICAGRMEDPEADEKAIREGKVDAIGLARSLLADPYWPKKAENDDEEDIRPCIACHVGCLQRIFNMKDMSCALNPACCNERAYELKPTDAPKHVMVIGGGIAGMEAARVAAIRGHKVDLYEKSDKLGGMFIPASSMSFKVADRKLIEWYKRQMEKTGVTVHMNYEVTTEQVKSEKPDVVYVATGSAPRVLSGIEGSDSHVISAVDALLKKKPIGDKVVIIGGGLTGIEMAYDQVVTGKEVNVVEVLPEILSKKDDLCAANENMLRMAIERYHIGIHTNAKVVKISEEGVTIEKDGKQSVLPADTVISSIGYTSENTLAERLEDYDGRVETLGDCDHVSNLMGAIWKAFESASQI; encoded by the coding sequence ATGGGAAATCTGACAGCAATATTTCAGCCTTGGAAGATCGGGAACATGGAAATCAAGAATCGGACTGTTATGGCTGCGATGGGAATACATTCCCCGCGAATGGTAAACAATGATAACAGTTATACACAAGATGGCATCGACTACTTTGTTGAGAGAGCCAAAGGGGGAGTTGGTCTGATTGTGACCGGCGGTATGGCTGTGCAGAATAAGTATGACACAGTGGAAGGCGGGAATTGTGTACTAAATTCCGGAGATGAGTTTATTACAAACTCAAAAAAACTGACGGATGCAGTACATAAATATGGAACAAAGATTGTCTGTCAGTTAAGTGCTGCTTCTGGTCGTACGGCGCCGGTATGGTTTATGTCCGGAGACCCGATCGCACCCTGCGACGGACTTCCAAATGTATGGAAACCGGAGATTAAACACAGGGCACTTACAAAGGAAGATATCCAGATGTATTTACACGGATTTGAGGTAGGAGCAAAACTGTGTCAGGATGCAGGATTCGACGGTGTTGAAATTCATGCCATGCATGAAGGGTATTTGCTGGATCAGTTCGCATTGGCGAACATGAATACCAGAGATGATGAGTATGGCGGATCCAAACTGGAAAACCGTCTGAGATTTGCAAAAGAGATCGTCGAGCGGATTCATGCTGTATGTGGTGATGATTTCCCTGTTTTGATGCGCTATAGTGTGACATCGAAGATGAAGGGCTTTAATCAGGGGGCATTGCCCAGAGAGGAATATGACGAATTCGGTCGTTCGAGAGAAGAATCTGTAAAGGTCGCAAGGCTGCTCGAAAAATACGGGTATGCGGCTTTGGATGCAGATAATGGAACTTATGACTCCTGGTTCTGGGCACATCCCCCAGTTTATATGCCCGAACAGTGTAATCTGGACGACTGTGCATTTATCAAAAAACAGGTGAATATTCCTGTGATCTGTGCAGGACGAATGGAAGATCCCGAGGCAGATGAGAAGGCGATCCGGGAAGGCAAGGTTGATGCGATTGGTCTGGCGAGAAGTCTTCTGGCTGATCCTTACTGGCCTAAAAAAGCAGAAAATGATGATGAGGAAGATATCCGTCCCTGTATCGCATGCCACGTGGGATGCCTGCAGAGAATATTCAATATGAAAGATATGAGCTGTGCGCTGAATCCTGCCTGCTGTAATGAGAGAGCTTATGAGTTGAAACCGACGGATGCTCCAAAGCATGTAATGGTCATAGGCGGTGGCATTGCCGGAATGGAAGCGGCCAGAGTTGCAGCTATAAGAGGACACAAAGTAGATTTGTATGAAAAGTCAGATAAATTAGGCGGAATGTTTATCCCTGCTTCGTCTATGAGTTTCAAAGTTGCCGACAGAAAATTGATTGAATGGTACAAAAGACAGATGGAAAAGACTGGTGTTACGGTTCACATGAATTATGAAGTGACAACGGAACAGGTGAAGAGTGAAAAACCAGACGTTGTTTACGTTGCAACAGGCTCTGCGCCCAGAGTATTATCGGGCATTGAAGGTTCTGATTCCCATGTAATCTCAGCGGTTGATGCACTTCTGAAAAAGAAACCGATTGGTGACAAAGTCGTTATCATCGGCGGAGGTCTGACCGGAATTGAGATGGCTTATGATCAAGTAGTAACCGGAAAAGAAGTCAATGTGGTGGAGGTTCTCCCTGAGATCCTTTCCAAGAAAGACGATCTTTGCGCTGCAAATGAGAATATGCTCAGGATGGCAATCGAGCGGTATCATATTGGTATCCATACCAATGCGAAAGTAGTGAAAATATCGGAAGAAGGCGTCACAATTGAAAAAGATGGCAAACAGTCGGTGCTCCCGGCGGACACCGTAATCAGCAGCATCGGCTATACATCGGAGAATACACTTGCGGAAAGATTAGAGGATTATGATGGACGCGTCGAGACACTTGGAGACTGCGATCATGTATCTAATCTGATGGGTGCTATTTGGAAAGCCTTTGAATCAGCAAGCCAAATTTGA